A stretch of Myroides oncorhynchi DNA encodes these proteins:
- a CDS encoding DNA topoisomerase IV subunit B: MQDQNQYTEDNIRSLDWKEHIRMRPGMYIGKLGDGSSPDDGIYILIKEVIDNSIDEFVMGTGKTIEVTLKDKLVTVRDYGRGIPLGKVVDVVSKMNTGGKYDSKAFKKSVGLNGVGTKAVNALSNYFRVESVRDGLLKGAEFSAGDLVTEEDQVETTRRKGTKVSFVADEAIFKNYKYRTEYIERMLKNYCYLNKGLTVMFNGEKFFSENGLKDLLLENITEDDQVYPIIHLTGDDIEVALTHSRSQYSEEYYSFVNGQNTTQGGTHLAAFREALVRTLKEFYNKNFDASDIRKSIVAAVAVKVEEPVFESQTKTKLGSTDMGPELPTVRTFVNDFVKTQLDNYLHKNPEIADALLKKILQAEKERKELSGIRKIAKDRAKKASLHNKKLRDCRVHLTDIKNPLYLDSTLFITEGDSASGSITKSRNVNTQAVFSLRGKPLNSYGMTKKIVYENEEFNLLQAALDIEDEFENLRYNNIVIATDADVDGMHIRLLLITFFLQFFPELIKEGHLYILQTPLFRVRNKKETIYCYSEEERVNAIEKLKPKPEITRFKGLGEISPDEFQFFIGEDIRLDPVMLDKSISIDKMLEFYMGKNTPDRQEFIIDNLKVELDVVEQ, translated from the coding sequence ATGCAAGATCAAAATCAATATACCGAAGATAATATTCGTTCGTTAGACTGGAAGGAACATATTCGTATGCGTCCTGGTATGTATATCGGAAAATTAGGTGATGGTTCATCTCCTGATGATGGTATATACATTCTAATTAAAGAGGTTATAGATAATAGTATCGATGAGTTCGTAATGGGAACTGGTAAGACTATTGAGGTTACACTCAAAGACAAGCTAGTGACTGTACGCGATTATGGACGTGGTATTCCCTTAGGTAAAGTCGTAGATGTAGTATCTAAGATGAATACGGGAGGTAAATACGACTCTAAAGCATTTAAGAAATCTGTAGGTCTAAATGGAGTGGGTACTAAAGCAGTGAACGCTTTATCTAACTACTTTAGAGTAGAGTCTGTACGCGATGGTCTATTAAAAGGGGCTGAATTCTCTGCTGGAGACTTAGTAACAGAAGAAGATCAAGTAGAGACTACAAGAAGAAAGGGAACTAAGGTTTCTTTTGTTGCTGATGAGGCCATCTTTAAGAACTATAAGTATAGAACGGAGTATATCGAGCGTATGCTTAAGAACTACTGCTATCTGAATAAAGGATTAACAGTAATGTTTAATGGGGAGAAATTCTTCTCAGAGAATGGTCTTAAGGATTTATTGTTAGAGAATATAACTGAAGACGATCAAGTATATCCGATTATTCACTTGACAGGGGATGATATCGAGGTAGCGTTAACACATAGTAGAAGCCAATATTCTGAAGAGTACTATTCTTTTGTAAATGGACAAAATACTACTCAAGGAGGAACACACTTGGCGGCATTTAGAGAAGCTTTAGTAAGAACGCTAAAAGAGTTTTACAATAAGAACTTTGATGCTTCAGATATTAGAAAGTCTATCGTAGCTGCTGTAGCAGTGAAAGTAGAGGAGCCTGTATTCGAATCTCAAACTAAGACTAAGCTAGGATCTACAGATATGGGGCCTGAGTTGCCTACTGTGCGTACATTCGTAAATGACTTCGTAAAAACACAGTTAGACAACTATCTACACAAGAATCCAGAGATAGCAGATGCGCTATTAAAGAAGATATTACAAGCAGAAAAAGAGCGTAAAGAGTTGTCTGGAATTAGAAAGATAGCTAAAGACCGCGCTAAGAAAGCTAGTTTACACAACAAGAAACTTAGAGACTGTAGAGTACACTTGACAGATATAAAGAATCCTTTATACTTAGATAGTACATTATTCATTACGGAGGGAGACTCTGCATCAGGATCTATTACTAAATCAAGAAATGTGAACACGCAGGCTGTATTTAGTTTAAGGGGTAAACCTTTAAACTCGTATGGAATGACGAAGAAGATCGTTTATGAAAATGAAGAGTTTAACCTGCTACAAGCAGCATTAGATATAGAAGATGAGTTCGAGAATTTAAGATATAATAATATTGTGATAGCTACCGATGCCGATGTCGATGGTATGCACATCCGTTTATTATTAATTACATTCTTCTTACAATTCTTCCCAGAGTTAATTAAAGAAGGGCATTTATACATCTTACAAACTCCTTTATTTAGGGTGAGAAATAAGAAAGAAACCATCTACTGTTATAGTGAAGAGGAACGTGTAAATGCTATCGAAAAACTAAAACCTAAACCAGAGATCACACGATTTAAAGGGTTAGGAGAGATATCTCCTGATGAGTTTCAGTTCTTTATAGGGGAAGATATAAGATTAGATCCTGTAATGCTAGATAAATCTATCTCTATCGATAAAATGTTAGAGTTTTATATGGGTAAGAATACCCCTGATAGACAAGAATTTATCATTGACAATCTTAAAGTTGAACTTGATGTTGTAGAACAATAA
- the aroB gene encoding 3-dehydroquinate synthase, translating into MENITTENYDILFGQEAYEQLGSYLNSNGYSKLFILTDSNCYEHCLPYFLSNLPTEVPFEIIEVEAGEENKVLETCAGVIQTMLELGGDRKSMIITVGGGVITDMGGFIASVFMRGIDFINIPTSLLAMVDASVGGKTGVDLNGVKNCIGSFAMPKMLIIDVNYLETLEARQIKAGYAEMLKHGLIFDDKYYTYLKDIANVDFNDLETLIYHSVTIKNDVVTQDPKEHGLRKILNFGHTIGHAVESYFLMHTEKEALLHGEAVALGMVAEAYISMELAQLTEADFLDIKETIHTIYGVVQMTEEDIVGALEWLKFDKKNYNGNIRCVLLDKIGTSVYDIEVDKELIVKGLEAYLN; encoded by the coding sequence ATGGAGAACATAACAACAGAGAATTACGATATTTTATTTGGACAGGAAGCGTATGAACAACTAGGTTCATATTTAAATAGCAATGGCTATAGTAAGCTTTTTATCTTGACGGATTCTAATTGTTATGAGCATTGTTTACCCTATTTTCTAAGTAATCTGCCTACAGAAGTACCTTTCGAAATCATAGAAGTGGAAGCTGGTGAGGAGAATAAGGTATTAGAGACTTGTGCTGGAGTGATACAGACTATGTTAGAATTAGGTGGAGATCGCAAGAGTATGATTATCACTGTAGGAGGGGGGGTGATCACGGATATGGGAGGCTTTATTGCATCTGTATTTATGCGTGGTATTGACTTTATTAATATCCCTACTTCTTTATTAGCGATGGTAGATGCCTCTGTAGGAGGAAAAACAGGTGTAGACTTAAATGGAGTGAAGAACTGTATTGGTTCATTCGCAATGCCTAAGATGCTTATCATCGATGTTAATTACCTAGAAACTTTAGAGGCAAGACAAATTAAAGCTGGATATGCAGAAATGCTTAAACACGGCTTAATATTTGATGATAAATATTATACATATCTTAAGGATATTGCTAACGTTGATTTTAATGATTTAGAGACGTTAATCTATCATTCTGTAACGATAAAGAATGATGTGGTCACACAAGATCCTAAAGAGCACGGACTGCGTAAGATACTAAATTTCGGACATACGATAGGGCATGCTGTAGAGAGTTACTTCTTAATGCATACAGAGAAGGAGGCCTTACTACACGGTGAGGCTGTAGCGTTAGGGATGGTAGCGGAGGCTTATATTTCTATGGAATTAGCTCAACTTACGGAAGCAGATTTTTTGGATATAAAAGAGACTATTCACACTATATATGGTGTAGTGCAGATGACAGAAGAAGACATAGTAGGAGCATTAGAATGGCTTAAGTTTGATAAAAAGAACTACAACGGTAATATCCGTTGTGTGTTATTAGATAAAATAGGGACTTCAGTCTATGACATTGAGGTTGACAAGGAGTTGATAGTAAAAGGGTTAGAGGCCTATTTGAATTAA
- a CDS encoding YbbC/YhhH family protein — MKKILYMLVLGGLMSCHKEKETVLKEDIQFLKIENGLIESTYYETVENIPPIDGFIPNDSTAVRIAETMLYKVYGENNIVRQRPYNIALKQDSIWCIQGNLPEGWEGGVFYIELNKNNGKVEKMFHDK, encoded by the coding sequence ATGAAAAAGATACTATACATGCTAGTTTTGGGAGGCTTAATGTCTTGTCACAAAGAAAAGGAAACTGTTCTAAAAGAAGATATTCAATTCTTAAAAATAGAAAACGGCCTTATCGAATCTACTTATTATGAAACAGTTGAGAACATACCGCCGATAGATGGCTTTATACCTAATGATAGCACAGCTGTTAGGATAGCGGAGACAATGTTGTATAAAGTATATGGTGAGAATAATATTGTCAGACAAAGACCTTATAATATTGCATTAAAACAAGATTCCATATGGTGCATACAAGGAAATTTACCTGAAGGATGGGAAGGGGGAGTGTTTTATATTGAATTGAATAAGAATAATGGAAAAGTTGAAAAAATGTTTCATGATAAGTAG
- a CDS encoding deoxyhypusine synthase family protein has translation MSKGPISQFIEHNYRHFNAAALVDAAKGYEAHLDAGGKMLISMGGAMSTAELGISLAEMIRQDKVQIISCTGANLEEDVMNLVAHSHYKRVPNYRDLTPEQERELLDNHYNRVTDTCIPEEEAFRRLQKHLEDVWHAAEAEGKRYFPHEFLYQLVNSGVLKQYYEIDPKDSWIIAAAEKNIPIVCPGWEDSTCGNIFTSNVIKGKLNVHTVKTGIEYMIYLTEWYRANSGGHGVGFFQIGGGISGDFPICVVPMMYQDLEWEDVPFWSYFCQISDSTTSYGSYSGAVPNEKITWGKLDIDTPKFIVESDATIVAPLIFAYILGN, from the coding sequence ATGAGTAAAGGACCAATTAGTCAGTTTATTGAGCATAACTATAGACACTTTAACGCTGCTGCGTTAGTGGATGCTGCAAAAGGATATGAAGCACACTTAGACGCTGGAGGAAAAATGTTAATCTCTATGGGTGGTGCGATGAGTACTGCTGAGTTAGGAATTTCTTTGGCAGAGATGATTCGTCAAGATAAAGTACAAATCATTTCATGTACTGGAGCTAACTTAGAAGAGGACGTGATGAACTTGGTTGCTCACTCTCACTACAAAAGAGTTCCAAATTATAGAGATTTGACTCCAGAGCAAGAGAGAGAGTTATTAGATAATCACTATAATCGTGTAACTGATACTTGTATTCCAGAAGAAGAGGCTTTCCGTCGTTTACAAAAACACTTAGAAGATGTATGGCATGCTGCTGAAGCTGAAGGAAAACGTTATTTTCCACACGAATTTTTATACCAATTAGTGAACTCAGGTGTATTAAAACAATACTATGAGATCGATCCTAAAGATTCTTGGATTATCGCTGCAGCTGAAAAAAACATTCCAATCGTATGTCCAGGATGGGAAGATTCTACATGTGGTAACATCTTTACATCTAACGTAATCAAAGGAAAACTTAATGTACACACTGTAAAAACAGGTATTGAGTACATGATATACTTAACAGAGTGGTATAGAGCAAACTCAGGTGGACACGGAGTAGGATTCTTCCAAATCGGAGGAGGTATCTCTGGAGATTTCCCTATCTGTGTAGTACCAATGATGTACCAAGACTTAGAGTGGGAAGATGTGCCTTTCTGGTCATACTTCTGCCAAATCTCTGATTCTACTACATCTTATGGATCATACTCTGGAGCAGTTCCTAACGAAAAAATTACTTGGGGTAAACTAGATATCGACACACCTAAATTTATAGTTGAGTCAGATGCTACGATAGTTGCACCATTAATTTTTGCTTATATTCTTGGTAATTAA
- a CDS encoding YihY/virulence factor BrkB family protein, which produces MQNSSVKKLILLFKQSVFDFLDDNAMKFSAALSYYTIFALPPLMLLIISASGFIFFEEKEVSNFFYDQLRDMVGPNTTIEIQTAMENVQFNKKSGYITTIIGIGILLFSASGVFAEIQSSINYIWGLAAKPDKSIVRLIKNRLLSFAMIGSVGFVLLVSLMINSIVSLLYTYLGNFFAEDTIILVKLLNNLVVFLIITILFVLIFKTLPNGKLLWKDAFVGAGFTSVLFMIGKFGIGWYLGNTASSSLYGAAGSVTVMLIWVYYSAMILYFGAEFTKNYASLYGRRILPGPYSIEIEKNVIKKREEQ; this is translated from the coding sequence ATGCAAAATAGTAGTGTAAAAAAATTAATCTTATTATTTAAACAATCCGTATTTGATTTCTTAGATGACAATGCTATGAAGTTTAGTGCAGCACTATCTTATTACACGATATTTGCTTTACCTCCTTTAATGTTACTTATTATCTCAGCTAGTGGCTTTATATTTTTTGAAGAGAAAGAGGTATCTAATTTTTTCTATGATCAATTAAGAGATATGGTAGGCCCTAATACTACTATAGAGATTCAGACAGCTATGGAGAACGTACAGTTTAACAAGAAAAGTGGTTATATTACTACTATCATAGGTATAGGTATTTTGCTGTTTAGTGCTTCTGGAGTCTTCGCAGAGATACAGAGTTCTATTAATTATATATGGGGTTTAGCTGCTAAACCAGATAAGAGTATTGTGAGGTTAATTAAGAATCGATTACTTTCTTTTGCAATGATAGGATCAGTAGGATTTGTCTTGCTAGTCAGTTTGATGATTAACTCCATTGTTAGTTTACTTTACACCTATTTAGGAAACTTCTTTGCTGAAGATACAATCATACTTGTCAAATTACTTAATAATCTTGTCGTATTCTTAATTATAACTATTCTATTTGTCTTAATTTTCAAAACATTACCAAATGGTAAGTTGTTGTGGAAAGATGCTTTTGTAGGAGCGGGATTTACTTCAGTTTTGTTTATGATAGGAAAATTTGGGATAGGTTGGTATCTTGGTAATACAGCCTCATCCTCTTTATATGGAGCAGCTGGTTCTGTGACGGTTATGTTAATTTGGGTTTACTATTCTGCTATGATTCTCTATTTTGGTGCAGAGTTTACTAAAAATTACGCAAGCTTATATGGTAGAAGAATACTTCCAGGTCCTTATTCTATTGAGATAGAAAAGAATGTGATTAAAAAGAGAGAAGAACAATAA
- a CDS encoding proline dehydrogenase family protein translates to MKNLFNNTEVAFALKNNKELKRAHFLFKMISKPTLVKLGSSLANFAIKTHLPVTGLIRATVFDHFCGGISEEDCLSVVDNMYAKGGVASVLDYSVEGKETEKQFDAALNMTLKTIEYAKQRPDSIPFAVFKPTGFGRFDMFVKKGEKATFTAEEEKEWERIVYRFNVACKFAYDHDVLLLVDAEHSWMQDAADDIVLDMMRKYNKEKALIYNTAQMYRWDRLQYLKDLHAIAVAEGFHVGMKVVRGAYMEVERERATEKGYKSPICVDKAATDVNYDAGVSYMLDHLDTMGLFAGTHNEKSSYLIMDLLEKHNIAHNDRRLYFGQLYGMSDNISFNLAKEKYNVAKYLPFGPVRDVIPYLIRRAEENTSVAGQTNRELDLIETELKRRKL, encoded by the coding sequence ATGAAAAATTTATTTAATAATACTGAGGTAGCTTTTGCTCTTAAGAATAATAAAGAATTAAAAAGAGCTCATTTTTTATTTAAAATGATTAGCAAGCCTACTTTAGTAAAACTAGGTTCTTCTCTTGCAAACTTTGCAATCAAAACTCACTTACCTGTAACAGGTTTAATCCGCGCTACTGTCTTTGATCACTTTTGTGGTGGTATTAGCGAAGAAGACTGTCTATCTGTAGTAGATAATATGTATGCTAAAGGTGGTGTAGCATCTGTTCTAGATTATTCTGTAGAAGGTAAAGAAACAGAGAAGCAATTTGATGCTGCTTTAAATATGACTTTAAAGACTATCGAATACGCTAAACAACGTCCAGATTCTATTCCTTTTGCAGTATTTAAACCTACAGGATTCGGAAGATTTGACATGTTTGTTAAAAAAGGAGAAAAAGCAACTTTCACAGCTGAAGAAGAAAAAGAGTGGGAACGCATTGTTTATCGTTTTAATGTAGCTTGTAAGTTTGCGTATGATCACGATGTATTGTTGCTTGTAGATGCAGAACACAGTTGGATGCAGGATGCAGCAGATGATATTGTATTAGATATGATGCGCAAATACAACAAAGAGAAAGCATTGATCTACAATACAGCTCAAATGTATCGTTGGGATAGATTACAGTATTTAAAAGATTTACACGCTATCGCTGTAGCTGAAGGATTCCATGTAGGAATGAAAGTTGTGCGTGGTGCATATATGGAAGTAGAACGTGAACGTGCTACAGAGAAAGGATATAAGTCTCCTATCTGTGTGGATAAGGCTGCTACTGATGTAAATTATGATGCAGGTGTTAGCTATATGTTGGACCATTTAGATACGATGGGATTATTCGCTGGAACTCATAATGAAAAGAGCTCTTACCTAATCATGGATTTATTAGAGAAACACAATATAGCACATAATGACCGCAGATTGTACTTCGGACAATTATATGGGATGAGTGATAATATTAGTTTTAATCTTGCTAAAGAAAAATACAACGTAGCTAAATATTTGCCTTTTGGACCTGTACGTGATGTAATTCCTTATTTAATTAGAAGAGCTGAAGAAAACACTTCTGTAGCTGGTCAGACTAATAGAGAACTAGATCTTATAGAAACAGAATTAAAAAGAAGAAAGTTATAA
- a CDS encoding response regulator transcription factor: MFPPPLLNQFPFFENDTPKYIIIGLYYGISFLSIITLLTLYIIFKYKKLGFNLLLQLSIFLSFLIKDIIYFYLPDHHATIGYLVAWNIGTSLVLLILQPYPFLRFKHKQQFYKTGIIVLFALISIELLSNLFIIPRNGNSVIHPITTLLIILALYLFFILNHKYSYKNYISFLIICIATSTIILAPSVNDKLYELFIVWPTLRLMGIPILIVSSCTTMLEVKKINERNSIYKKYLYQYMYMVKDYHKQLEHEKSLNASKANEEIALKNVISDQEQISYVKDKYSLTERELDVLGLLWEGATNKEIADELFISVNTCKYHISKIYVKLNINSRAQIYAFKDKMD; the protein is encoded by the coding sequence ATGTTTCCACCACCATTACTTAATCAGTTCCCTTTTTTTGAAAACGATACACCTAAATACATCATTATTGGATTATATTATGGTATTTCTTTTCTGTCTATTATTACTTTATTAACCTTATATATTATCTTTAAGTATAAGAAACTAGGGTTCAACCTATTGTTGCAGTTGAGCATCTTCCTAAGCTTTTTGATTAAGGATATTATTTATTTTTACCTCCCTGATCATCATGCTACTATTGGATATTTAGTAGCCTGGAATATAGGTACTTCTTTAGTATTATTGATCTTGCAGCCCTATCCTTTTCTTCGATTTAAACATAAGCAACAGTTTTATAAAACAGGAATTATAGTTTTATTTGCGTTAATTTCTATTGAGCTTCTTTCTAATTTGTTTATTATTCCAAGAAATGGGAATAGTGTCATCCATCCGATAACTACTCTACTTATTATTTTAGCATTATATTTATTCTTTATCTTAAACCATAAGTATAGTTATAAGAATTACATTTCTTTCTTAATAATATGCATTGCTACATCTACGATTATTTTAGCTCCTTCAGTTAATGATAAATTATATGAGTTATTTATTGTTTGGCCTACTTTGAGATTAATGGGAATTCCTATTCTGATAGTATCTAGCTGTACTACAATGTTAGAAGTAAAAAAAATAAATGAACGCAACTCTATCTATAAAAAGTATTTATATCAATATATGTATATGGTTAAAGATTACCATAAACAATTAGAACATGAGAAGAGTCTAAATGCTTCTAAAGCTAATGAAGAAATTGCCCTAAAAAACGTTATTAGTGATCAGGAACAAATCTCTTATGTCAAGGATAAATATAGCCTAACAGAAAGAGAATTAGATGTTTTAGGTTTACTGTGGGAGGGTGCTACAAATAAAGAGATTGCAGATGAATTATTTATATCAGTCAATACATGTAAATATCATATTAGCAAGATTTATGTCAAACTAAACATTAATTCAAGAGCACAGATTTATGCCTTTAAAGATAAAATGGACTAA
- a CDS encoding arginine decarboxylase has translation MNTKYVDLINQTFYFPQEEFKLNKDTLQFHNIDLVGLVEKYGTPLKFTYLPKISENISNVKTMFRKAMDKNKYKANYYYCYCTKSSHFSYVLNEAFKNDIHVETSSAFDVNIVENLLETGKINKDTFVLCNGFKRAQYIDNIANLINNKHEKTIPIIDNYEELDLLQEQINKKFKIGIRIASEESPKFEFYTSRLGIGYKSILPFYRKQIAENPKVELKMLHFFINTGIRDTAYYWNELVKCLKVYITLKKECPTLDSLNIGGGFPIKDSLAFDFDYQYMVDEIIHQIQLVCEEADVDVPNIFTEFGSYTVGESGGAIYEILYQKQQNDREKWNMIDSSFITTLPDSWAINKRFIMLPINRWNDPYERILLGGLTCDSDDYYNSEQNLNAIYLPKYNKEKPLYIGFFNTGAYQDQIGGFGGIHHCLIPQPKHILIDKDENGIMATELFSEQQTAEQVLNILGYNK, from the coding sequence ATGAACACAAAATATGTTGACTTAATCAACCAAACTTTTTACTTTCCACAAGAAGAATTCAAATTAAATAAAGATACTCTTCAGTTTCACAATATCGATTTAGTGGGACTTGTTGAGAAATATGGTACTCCATTAAAATTCACATACTTACCTAAGATTTCTGAAAACATTAGCAATGTAAAGACGATGTTCAGAAAAGCAATGGATAAGAATAAATACAAAGCAAATTATTACTACTGCTATTGCACTAAGAGTTCTCACTTCTCTTACGTTCTAAACGAAGCATTTAAGAATGATATTCACGTAGAGACATCTTCTGCTTTTGACGTAAACATCGTAGAGAATTTATTAGAAACAGGTAAGATAAACAAAGATACTTTCGTATTGTGTAACGGATTTAAACGTGCTCAATACATTGATAATATTGCTAATCTAATCAATAATAAACACGAGAAGACTATTCCTATTATTGATAACTACGAAGAATTAGATTTACTACAAGAACAAATCAATAAGAAGTTTAAGATCGGTATTCGTATTGCTTCTGAGGAGTCTCCTAAGTTTGAGTTCTATACTTCTAGGTTAGGAATTGGATATAAAAGTATCTTGCCATTCTATAGAAAACAAATTGCTGAGAACCCTAAAGTAGAGCTTAAGATGCTTCACTTCTTCATTAACACAGGAATCAGAGATACTGCCTACTACTGGAATGAATTAGTAAAATGTTTGAAAGTTTATATCACTTTAAAGAAAGAGTGTCCTACATTAGATAGTTTAAATATCGGTGGTGGGTTCCCTATTAAAGATTCATTGGCTTTTGACTTTGATTACCAATATATGGTAGATGAGATTATTCACCAAATCCAATTGGTATGTGAGGAAGCTGATGTAGATGTACCTAACATCTTTACAGAATTCGGATCTTACACGGTAGGAGAGAGTGGAGGAGCTATCTATGAGATATTATACCAAAAACAACAGAATGATAGAGAGAAGTGGAATATGATCGATTCATCATTCATTACTACTCTTCCTGATTCATGGGCTATTAATAAGCGTTTTATTATGCTTCCTATTAATAGATGGAATGATCCTTATGAGCGTATCTTATTAGGAGGATTGACATGTGATAGTGATGATTATTATAATTCAGAACAAAACTTAAACGCAATCTACTTGCCTAAGTATAATAAAGAAAAACCGTTGTATATTGGCTTTTTCAATACAGGGGCTTATCAAGATCAAATAGGTGGATTCGGTGGTATACACCACTGCTTGATTCCTCAGCCTAAACACATCTTAATTGATAAAGATGAGAATGGTATTATGGCAACAGAGTTATTCTCAGAACAACAAACTGCGGAACAAGTATTAAATATCTTAGGATATAATAAATAG
- the ychF gene encoding redox-regulated ATPase YchF, with protein sequence MKAGIVGLPNVGKSTLFNCLSNAKAQSANFPFCTIEPNIGVVNVPDPRLLKLEELVVPERVLPATVEIVDIAGLVKGASKGEGLGNQFLGNIRECNAIIHVVRCFDNDNIIHVDGNVNPIRDKETIDIELQLKDLDTVEKRLEKVKKAAKTGNKEAQVEADLLERIRTTLLQGKSARIVEAKNADEEALIEEFQLITTKPVLYVCNVDEGAAVGGNAYVEQIKELVKDENAEVIVLAVGTEADIMELETFEERQMFLEDLGLDEPGVSKLIRSAYTLLDLQTYFTAGVKEVRAWTIKVGDTAPQAAGVIHSDFEKGFIRAEVIGYEDYVTYGSESKVKEAGKLRVEGKEYIVKDGDVMHFRFNV encoded by the coding sequence ATGAAAGCAGGTATAGTAGGATTGCCAAATGTGGGTAAATCAACATTATTCAATTGTTTATCTAATGCAAAGGCACAGAGTGCTAACTTCCCATTTTGTACAATAGAACCAAACATTGGGGTTGTGAATGTACCAGATCCACGTTTATTAAAATTAGAGGAGTTAGTAGTACCAGAGCGTGTATTACCAGCTACTGTAGAGATAGTAGATATCGCTGGATTAGTAAAAGGAGCAAGTAAAGGAGAAGGTTTAGGAAACCAATTCTTAGGAAATATTAGAGAGTGTAATGCTATTATCCACGTAGTTCGTTGTTTTGATAACGACAATATTATTCACGTAGATGGTAATGTTAACCCTATCAGAGATAAAGAAACTATCGATATCGAGTTACAGTTAAAAGATCTTGATACAGTAGAGAAAAGATTAGAGAAAGTAAAGAAAGCTGCTAAAACTGGAAATAAAGAGGCTCAAGTAGAGGCTGACTTATTAGAGAGAATTAGAACTACTTTATTGCAAGGTAAATCTGCACGTATAGTAGAAGCTAAAAACGCAGATGAAGAGGCTTTAATCGAGGAATTCCAATTAATCACTACTAAACCTGTATTATACGTGTGTAACGTAGATGAAGGTGCAGCTGTAGGAGGAAATGCTTATGTAGAGCAAATCAAAGAATTAGTAAAAGATGAGAATGCTGAAGTAATCGTACTAGCTGTAGGAACTGAAGCTGACATTATGGAACTAGAAACTTTCGAAGAGCGTCAAATGTTCTTAGAAGATTTAGGGTTAGATGAGCCAGGAGTTTCTAAATTGATTCGTTCTGCTTATACGCTATTAGATCTTCAAACTTACTTCACTGCAGGAGTAAAAGAAGTTAGAGCTTGGACTATCAAAGTTGGTGATACAGCACCTCAAGCTGCAGGTGTAATCCACAGTGATTTCGAGAAAGGATTTATTCGTGCTGAAGTAATCGGTTATGAGGACTATGTTACTTATGGTTCAGAATCTAAAGTAAAAGAAGCTGGTAAACTTAGAGTAGAAGGAAAAGAATACATTGTAAAAGATGGTGATGTAATGCATTTCCGTTTTAACGTTTAA